A DNA window from Chryseobacterium sp. MEBOG06 contains the following coding sequences:
- a CDS encoding bifunctional 5,10-methylenetetrahydrofolate dehydrogenase/5,10-methenyltetrahydrofolate cyclohydrolase: MAEILDGLKVSKEIKAEIKVEVEKIIASKRRAPHLVAILVGNNGASKAYVNAKVKDCEEVGFQSSLIKFPSTVAESELLEKIDELNKSKAVDGFIVQLPLPDQIDQEKIINAIDPRKDVDGFHPENFGKMALEMDTFLPATPFGILTLLERYNIETKGKDCVIIGRSKIVGRPMSILMGRKDFPGNSTVTLTHSYTKDIEEYTKKADIVITALGDPHFLKGEMIKEGAVIVDVGITRVDNDSPKGYYLAGDVDFESCAAKASWITPVPGGVGPMTRAMLMKNTIIAYKTSVYND, encoded by the coding sequence ATGGCAGAAATTCTTGACGGACTTAAAGTATCCAAAGAAATAAAAGCGGAGATCAAGGTTGAGGTGGAAAAAATCATTGCAAGCAAAAGGAGAGCACCACATCTGGTAGCAATTCTTGTTGGAAACAACGGAGCTAGCAAGGCTTATGTAAATGCTAAAGTGAAAGATTGTGAGGAAGTAGGATTTCAATCCAGCTTAATCAAATTCCCCAGTACTGTTGCAGAATCTGAATTATTGGAAAAAATTGACGAACTAAATAAATCGAAAGCTGTTGACGGATTTATCGTTCAGTTACCTTTACCAGATCAGATTGACCAGGAGAAAATCATTAACGCAATTGATCCAAGAAAGGATGTTGATGGGTTCCACCCTGAAAACTTCGGAAAAATGGCATTAGAGATGGACACCTTCTTACCGGCTACTCCTTTCGGAATCTTAACATTATTGGAAAGATACAATATTGAAACCAAAGGAAAAGACTGCGTAATCATCGGAAGAAGTAAAATCGTAGGAAGACCGATGAGTATTCTTATGGGAAGAAAAGATTTCCCAGGAAACTCTACCGTAACTCTTACACACTCATATACAAAAGACATCGAAGAATACACTAAAAAGGCAGACATCGTTATTACAGCTTTAGGTGATCCTCATTTCTTAAAAGGAGAAATGATCAAGGAAGGAGCTGTAATTGTTGACGTAGGGATCACAAGAGTAGATAACGATTCTCCAAAAGGATATTACCTTGCCGGCGACGTGGATTTTGAAAGCTGTGCCGCTAAAGCAAGCTGGATTACACCGGTACCTGGAGGAGTAGGCCCAATGACAAGAGCAATGTTGATGAAAAACACCATCATTGCTTACAAAACTTCGGTCTATAACGACTAA
- a CDS encoding exopolysaccharide biosynthesis polyprenyl glycosylphosphotransferase yields MQRIRYSRYVKSIIILLDLMVIASIFIFFFISRNESLKYHKETWYQNAFSLILLFLFWVLLSGRTKIYNIPRNLTYTLFLERLLIHFLFFILGVLLIGKVSNNVFFNSDIYWLSFYLFAFIFLEKSLIYFAIKYLRSLGINHRNVMFLENNDSTEILRNIFKDRKDYGYRIFEYENSEIRTSELVSFWKKNGIHTLFLSTENSYDEKTETEIFKLAEDNKVHISLIPSITQSDFFLYDLGYIQTQPVLSQARYPLDYYSNFLMKRTFDIFFSIFVLVFICSWVFPIIALLIKTTSKGPVFFLQKRYGFHEEVFSCFKFRTMVVNEESAIKTTSENDSRITKIGKFLRKTSLDELPQFINVLKGEMSVVGPRPHMLAVDNYYKPKIGRYSLRSMVSPGITGLAQVSGLRGDFGDVDVEMKKRVLADAFYVRNWSFVLDLVIILKTVLLVIAGDKNAK; encoded by the coding sequence ATGCAGAGAATTCGATACTCTAGATACGTGAAATCGATCATCATTTTGCTTGACCTCATGGTTATTGCATCTATCTTTATATTCTTTTTTATAAGCAGAAACGAAAGTTTAAAATATCACAAAGAAACCTGGTACCAGAATGCTTTTTCCTTGATTTTATTGTTTTTGTTCTGGGTGCTGCTAAGCGGTAGGACAAAAATATACAATATCCCAAGGAATCTCACGTATACCCTGTTTCTGGAACGCCTTTTAATTCACTTCCTGTTTTTTATACTGGGTGTACTGCTTATAGGAAAGGTAAGTAATAATGTCTTTTTCAATTCAGATATTTACTGGCTCTCCTTTTATCTTTTTGCTTTTATTTTTCTGGAAAAATCATTGATCTATTTCGCCATTAAGTATTTGCGTTCTCTGGGGATCAACCATAGAAATGTAATGTTTCTGGAGAATAATGATTCTACAGAGATCCTTAGAAACATTTTTAAAGACCGTAAAGATTATGGATACCGGATATTTGAATACGAAAATTCAGAAATCAGAACCAGCGAATTAGTCAGTTTCTGGAAAAAAAATGGGATTCATACCCTATTTTTATCTACAGAAAATTCATATGATGAAAAAACGGAAACTGAAATATTCAAACTCGCAGAGGACAATAAAGTTCATATTTCACTGATACCGAGTATCACTCAAAGTGACTTTTTCCTTTATGACCTTGGATATATACAGACTCAGCCCGTTCTCAGTCAGGCAAGATATCCGCTGGATTATTATTCTAACTTCCTGATGAAAAGGACATTTGATATCTTTTTCTCCATTTTTGTATTGGTCTTCATCTGCTCCTGGGTTTTCCCAATTATTGCCCTATTAATCAAAACAACCTCTAAAGGTCCTGTTTTCTTTTTACAGAAAAGATATGGCTTTCATGAAGAAGTCTTCAGCTGTTTTAAATTTCGAACCATGGTTGTAAATGAAGAATCGGCTATCAAAACTACCTCAGAAAATGATTCCAGAATAACTAAAATAGGCAAATTCTTAAGAAAGACCAGCCTTGATGAGCTTCCTCAGTTCATAAATGTATTAAAGGGAGAAATGTCTGTTGTAGGACCACGCCCCCATATGCTGGCTGTTGATAATTATTACAAACCGAAAATCGGAAGATACAGTTTAAGAAGTATGGTAAGCCCCGGCATTACGGGACTGGCACAGGTAAGCGGACTTCGTGGAGATTTTGGAGATGTGGATGTAGAAATGAAAAAAAGAGTTTTGGCGGATGCCTTTTACGTAAGAAACTGGAGTTTTG
- a CDS encoding 7-carboxy-7-deazaguanine synthase QueE: protein MNKEEDILLKEGKMLPVMEHFYTLQGEGAHTGKAAYFIRLGGCDVGCHWCDVKESWDPELHPLMNAEEIAQTAASHCKTIVLTGGEPLMWNLNILTSKLKELGCTVHIETSGAYPMSGQLDWITLSPKKTGLPKEEIYQKANELKMIIFNQHDFTFAQEQAAKVSENCKLYLQSEWSKRNEMYPKITDFILEHPEWQASVQTHKYLNIP, encoded by the coding sequence ATGAATAAAGAAGAAGATATTTTATTAAAAGAAGGTAAAATGCTCCCTGTAATGGAGCATTTTTACACTTTACAGGGAGAAGGAGCACATACTGGAAAAGCCGCCTATTTTATTAGACTAGGAGGCTGTGATGTTGGATGCCACTGGTGTGATGTAAAAGAAAGCTGGGATCCTGAGCTTCATCCTCTTATGAATGCAGAAGAAATAGCGCAAACAGCAGCCAGCCACTGTAAAACAATTGTTCTGACAGGAGGAGAACCTTTGATGTGGAACCTGAATATCCTTACATCCAAATTAAAAGAACTGGGGTGTACTGTGCATATCGAAACTTCAGGAGCTTATCCTATGAGCGGACAACTGGATTGGATCACTCTTTCACCCAAGAAAACAGGGCTTCCTAAAGAAGAAATTTATCAGAAAGCTAATGAGTTGAAAATGATTATTTTCAATCAGCATGATTTTACATTTGCACAGGAACAGGCAGCAAAAGTTTCTGAAAACTGTAAGCTTTATCTTCAAAGTGAATGGAGCAAAAGGAATGAAATGTATCCTAAGATTACAGACTTCATTCTTGAGCATCCGGAGTGGCAGGCTTCAGTTCAGACTCATAAATATCTGAATATCCCATAA
- a CDS encoding TraB/GumN family protein: MKNLVKLGFAALLSMSSSITATAQSKETPNSNSLLWEVTGNGLSKPSYITGTFHILCSKDFEIKSKVLKALEKSDNFVMEVNYTDPVEMATLQKMYQTDKKISDQLSPNEAKELDNILTDYGTTLESIDTSSPQALYALLAAKATPCPQTEIKLYEMELLKKAMKDKKNIKGLEKVEEQMKSINEAYDLRSTISQLKMGKEYEILFRQMIEAFKNENTQSLYTLFKDERFMNARQEKAMLTNRNKNWVKIMPEIMKDKSSFFAVGGSHLMGENGIIPLLQSKGYTVKPVSGL, encoded by the coding sequence AAGGAGACTCCCAACAGTAACAGTCTGCTTTGGGAGGTTACCGGCAATGGTCTTTCTAAGCCATCTTATATTACCGGAACTTTTCATATCTTATGCAGTAAAGATTTTGAGATCAAATCTAAAGTACTCAAAGCCCTTGAAAAATCAGATAACTTTGTAATGGAAGTTAATTATACAGATCCCGTCGAGATGGCAACACTACAGAAAATGTATCAGACTGATAAGAAAATCTCTGATCAGCTTTCTCCAAATGAAGCGAAAGAACTGGATAACATTCTAACCGATTACGGAACTACCCTTGAAAGCATAGACACTTCAAGCCCTCAGGCTCTTTATGCTCTTCTTGCGGCCAAAGCAACCCCATGTCCTCAGACTGAAATAAAACTCTATGAAATGGAACTTCTGAAAAAGGCAATGAAAGATAAAAAGAACATTAAAGGGCTGGAAAAGGTAGAGGAGCAGATGAAATCCATCAACGAAGCTTATGATCTGAGGAGCACTATCTCACAGCTAAAAATGGGTAAGGAATATGAAATTTTATTCAGACAGATGATAGAAGCTTTTAAAAATGAAAATACACAATCACTATACACTCTTTTCAAGGATGAAAGATTTATGAATGCCCGGCAGGAAAAGGCGATGCTCACCAACAGAAATAAAAACTGGGTAAAAATAATGCCGGAAATAATGAAAGATAAAAGTTCTTTCTTTGCAGTAGGCGGTTCACATCTAATGGGTGAAAACGGAATTATCCCTCTTCTACAGTCTAAAGGCTATACGGTAAAACCTGTCTCTGGTCTATAA
- a CDS encoding RNA polymerase sigma factor — protein sequence MSNSTETAFLQLVNQHKGILYKASRIYADSIEDREDLQQEILIQLWKSYQTFKGNSEFSTWMYRVAINTAITFLKKEKQRTNNHTDTAHHFEVQQEDYNPAKDKQLEIFYNAVQQLNSLEKAVIFYFMEGMSHKEIGNNLGLSEGNTRVKLNRTKEKIQQIIKKSGHEL from the coding sequence GTGAGTAATTCAACTGAAACTGCTTTTTTACAGCTTGTCAACCAGCATAAAGGCATTTTATACAAAGCCTCCCGCATCTATGCCGATTCTATAGAGGACCGGGAAGACCTTCAGCAGGAAATTCTTATCCAACTCTGGAAATCCTACCAGACTTTCAAAGGGAATAGTGAGTTTTCCACCTGGATGTATCGTGTGGCAATCAATACTGCTATTACTTTTTTAAAAAAAGAAAAGCAGAGAACCAATAATCATACAGATACTGCTCATCATTTTGAAGTTCAGCAAGAAGATTATAATCCTGCAAAAGATAAGCAACTGGAAATCTTTTACAATGCAGTCCAGCAGTTGAATTCTTTAGAGAAAGCCGTTATATTTTATTTCATGGAAGGGATGTCTCATAAAGAGATTGGAAACAACCTCGGGCTCAGTGAAGGAAACACCCGTGTAAAACTCAACAGAACAAAAGAAAAAATACAGCAAATCATAAAAAAATCAGGCCATGAACTTTGA
- the pgi gene encoding glucose-6-phosphate isomerase, with translation MLSKINPIQTNSWKALDEHFAGNDFDLRSLFQYNPTRFEEFSLQKDNYLFDYSKNLIDSRTKELLLQLAEECQLKDSITRMFSGDKINETEGRAVLHTALRDFSDREILVDGENIKPQIKNVLEHMKTFSEKIISGEHKGFSGKAITDVVNIGIGGSDLGPVMVCSALKHFKTRLDVHFVSNVDGNHIAEVVKNLNPETTLFIIASKTFTTQETMTNANSAKDWFLKAGKQEDVAKHFVALSTNIEAVKQFGIAEENIFEFWDWVGGRYSLWSAIGLSIVLSVGYENFEQLLKGAFDTDQHFQTADFSENVPVLMGLLGIWYRNFYAATTYAILPYSQYLDRFAAYLQQGDMESNGKCVDRNGEFVEYETGPIIWGEPGTNGQHAFYQLIHQGTELIPADFIAYAKSPNKVSDHQDILLANFFAQTEALAFGKLEEEVEEELRGAGKSDEEIDRLINFKIFHGNTPTNSILFKELTPFSLGQLIAMYEHKIFVQGVIWNIFSFDQFGVELGKVLANKILPELENDEAINSHDSSTNGLISYYKEFK, from the coding sequence ATGCTATCAAAAATAAATCCTATACAAACTAACAGCTGGAAAGCTCTTGATGAACATTTTGCCGGAAATGACTTTGACCTGAGAAGTCTGTTCCAATATAATCCAACCCGCTTTGAAGAGTTCTCTTTACAAAAAGACAATTATCTTTTTGATTATTCTAAAAACTTAATTGATTCCAGAACGAAGGAACTTTTATTACAACTGGCTGAAGAATGCCAGTTGAAGGATTCTATCACCAGAATGTTTTCCGGAGACAAGATCAATGAAACAGAAGGAAGAGCAGTTTTGCATACAGCATTGAGGGATTTTTCAGATCGTGAGATTCTTGTAGATGGTGAAAATATCAAACCACAGATCAAGAATGTTCTTGAACATATGAAAACGTTTTCTGAAAAAATCATTTCAGGAGAACATAAAGGTTTTAGCGGTAAAGCGATCACTGATGTTGTCAACATCGGTATCGGAGGTTCAGACTTAGGACCTGTGATGGTTTGCTCTGCATTAAAACATTTTAAAACAAGACTGGATGTTCACTTTGTTTCCAATGTGGACGGAAATCATATTGCAGAAGTTGTTAAAAACTTAAATCCGGAAACTACTCTATTCATCATTGCTTCTAAAACGTTTACTACTCAGGAAACGATGACCAATGCAAATTCTGCAAAAGACTGGTTCCTTAAAGCTGGAAAACAGGAAGATGTAGCAAAGCACTTTGTAGCTTTATCCACTAATATTGAAGCTGTTAAACAGTTCGGAATCGCAGAAGAGAACATTTTCGAATTCTGGGACTGGGTAGGCGGAAGATATTCACTTTGGAGTGCTATCGGATTAAGCATTGTTCTTTCCGTAGGATATGAAAACTTCGAACAGCTTTTGAAAGGAGCTTTTGATACTGACCAACACTTCCAGACTGCAGATTTCTCTGAAAATGTTCCTGTATTAATGGGACTTCTTGGAATCTGGTATCGTAATTTCTACGCAGCAACAACTTATGCAATCTTACCTTACTCTCAGTATCTGGACAGATTTGCTGCTTATCTTCAGCAGGGAGATATGGAAAGCAATGGAAAATGTGTAGACAGAAACGGTGAATTCGTAGAATATGAAACAGGACCAATTATCTGGGGAGAGCCTGGTACAAACGGTCAGCACGCTTTCTACCAATTGATCCACCAAGGTACGGAATTGATCCCAGCAGATTTTATTGCGTATGCAAAAAGCCCTAACAAAGTTTCTGATCATCAGGATATATTGTTAGCGAACTTTTTCGCTCAGACTGAAGCTCTTGCCTTCGGAAAGCTGGAAGAGGAAGTTGAAGAAGAACTTAGAGGTGCAGGAAAATCTGACGAAGAAATAGACAGATTGATCAATTTCAAAATCTTCCACGGAAACACTCCTACCAACTCCATATTATTCAAAGAATTAACTCCTTTTTCACTAGGACAATTAATCGCCATGTATGAGCACAAAATCTTTGTACAGGGTGTCATCTGGAACATTTTCAGTTTTGATCAGTTTGGTGTGGAATTAGGTAAAGTATTAGCCAACAAAATTCTTCCTGAACTTGAAAATGATGAGGCTATCAATTCTCATGACAGTTCTACTAATGGATTGATCAGTTACTATAAAGAATTTAAGTAG